In Deinococcus reticulitermitis, a single window of DNA contains:
- a CDS encoding S8 family peptidase gives MRKSAKLLTVLGAALALGSASQAHAGTLSPTLLRRAQAGDQAQVGVIVRFNIANTTRGRAMYKNLRGQLNSQIAKLGPSAGFLKQAINSGKVTQLWLDQSIYLPMTPVQARAISLLPFVSEVFENFKVEIPRAVALSQTSAPAGTPWFLNKVGAPQAWAAGFRGQGVRIGHLDSGIDPNHPDLAGKIAAFQEFNGEGDRVGGQARDTTDHGTHTAGLLVGNKTGVAPGAKVISALVLPNNEGTFAQVIAGMQYVLDPDNNADTDDGADVVNMSLGIPGTWDEFIVPVQNMIKANVVPVFAIGNFGPAAGSTGSPGNLPDAIGVGAVDQNGNVASFSSRGPVAWTGKINGVFVKPDIAAPGSEITSTYPNGQYGAKSGSSQASPIVAGAVALMLSAKPNTSVDAIKNALYTSASNAGAKNNNVGFGVISVPGALGKLGVTTSAPAPTPTPAPTPAPTPAPTPTPAPAPAPTPAPNPPAAQPTAPAGYTLCAVEGSTCTNVANREVAFGTEGRYVFGTNDASPTFKCTVQEWGGNDPFPGRIKGCFVKNTAGVPAPAPAPAPTPAPSNPGGNVARPSVLLVDDDMGQGADVTANLRDAIKAHASSALVWNTQTQGAVPLSQLQRAQVVVWATGEQYQNTITPADQQALQQYLAGGGRLLVTGQDVGYDIGQSGFYTNVLKTRFLGDSSGNPKFVTSGAFGNTAFTLNAAGSAQNQNYPDVIADISGSATVASWGTANATANTITAQSIGRNRSRPQTRIRAQSASDNAGAIVANNAGAYRTVNMGFGMEGLTPNSRSILMKTAFDWLMR, from the coding sequence ATGAGAAAGTCAGCCAAGCTCCTGACCGTCCTCGGCGCCGCACTGGCGCTCGGGAGCGCGTCTCAGGCCCATGCCGGGACCCTTTCACCCACGCTGCTCCGGCGCGCGCAGGCTGGGGACCAGGCCCAGGTGGGCGTCATCGTCCGCTTCAACATCGCCAACACCACGCGGGGCCGCGCCATGTACAAGAACCTGCGCGGACAGCTCAACAGCCAGATCGCCAAGCTCGGGCCGTCGGCAGGCTTCCTCAAGCAGGCCATCAACTCGGGCAAGGTCACGCAGCTGTGGCTCGACCAGAGCATCTACCTCCCGATGACGCCGGTGCAGGCACGCGCCATCTCGCTGCTGCCTTTCGTCTCGGAGGTCTTCGAGAACTTCAAGGTGGAGATTCCGCGCGCGGTGGCCCTCAGCCAGACCTCGGCGCCCGCCGGCACGCCGTGGTTCCTGAACAAGGTGGGCGCCCCTCAGGCCTGGGCCGCCGGTTTCCGGGGTCAGGGCGTGCGGATCGGGCACCTCGACAGCGGCATCGACCCCAATCACCCTGACCTTGCCGGCAAGATCGCGGCGTTCCAGGAATTCAACGGTGAGGGCGACCGGGTCGGCGGTCAGGCCCGCGACACCACGGATCACGGCACCCACACGGCGGGCCTGCTTGTCGGCAACAAGACCGGTGTGGCCCCAGGCGCCAAGGTGATCAGCGCCCTGGTGCTCCCGAACAACGAAGGCACCTTCGCACAGGTGATCGCGGGGATGCAGTACGTCCTCGACCCCGACAACAACGCCGACACCGACGACGGCGCCGACGTGGTCAACATGAGCCTCGGCATTCCCGGCACCTGGGACGAGTTCATCGTGCCGGTGCAGAACATGATCAAGGCGAACGTGGTGCCGGTCTTCGCCATCGGCAACTTCGGCCCGGCAGCGGGCTCGACCGGCAGCCCCGGCAACCTCCCCGACGCGATCGGGGTTGGGGCGGTGGACCAGAACGGCAATGTCGCGTCCTTCAGCTCGCGCGGCCCGGTGGCCTGGACCGGCAAGATCAACGGCGTGTTCGTCAAGCCCGACATTGCGGCGCCCGGCAGCGAGATCACCTCGACCTACCCGAACGGCCAGTACGGGGCCAAGAGCGGGTCCTCACAGGCCAGCCCCATCGTGGCGGGCGCCGTCGCGCTGATGCTCTCGGCCAAGCCCAACACCAGCGTGGACGCGATCAAAAACGCCCTGTACACCAGCGCGAGCAACGCCGGCGCCAAGAACAACAACGTCGGCTTCGGCGTGATCAGCGTGCCTGGAGCGCTGGGCAAGCTCGGGGTGACGACCTCGGCTCCGGCCCCGACGCCTACGCCAGCCCCGACCCCGGCGCCCACGCCAGCTCCCACACCCACACCGGCTCCCGCGCCAGCACCGACTCCGGCGCCCAATCCACCGGCAGCCCAACCGACGGCGCCTGCGGGCTATACCCTCTGCGCGGTCGAGGGCAGCACCTGCACCAACGTCGCCAACCGGGAGGTCGCGTTTGGCACCGAGGGGCGCTACGTCTTCGGCACCAACGACGCCTCGCCCACCTTCAAGTGCACCGTGCAGGAGTGGGGCGGCAACGATCCCTTCCCGGGCCGGATTAAGGGCTGCTTCGTCAAGAACACGGCCGGTGTCCCGGCGCCCGCTCCGGCTCCCGCGCCCACTCCGGCGCCGAGCAACCCCGGCGGCAACGTCGCCCGGCCGAGCGTGCTGCTCGTCGACGACGATATGGGCCAGGGCGCCGACGTGACCGCCAACCTGCGCGACGCGATCAAGGCGCACGCTTCCTCGGCGCTCGTGTGGAACACCCAGACCCAGGGCGCGGTGCCGCTCTCGCAGCTCCAGCGCGCGCAGGTCGTGGTCTGGGCGACCGGTGAGCAGTACCAGAACACCATCACCCCCGCCGATCAGCAGGCCCTCCAGCAGTACCTCGCAGGCGGTGGCCGGCTGCTCGTGACCGGGCAGGACGTGGGCTACGACATTGGTCAGAGCGGCTTTTACACCAATGTCCTCAAGACGCGCTTCCTCGGCGATTCGAGTGGTAACCCCAAGTTCGTGACGAGCGGGGCGTTCGGCAACACGGCCTTTACCCTCAACGCGGCGGGCAGCGCCCAGAACCAGAATTACCCCGACGTGATCGCGGACATCAGCGGCAGCGCCACCGTCGCCTCGTGGGGCACCGCCAACGCGACCGCCAACACCATCACCGCCCAGAGTATCGGGCGCAACCGCAGCCGCCCCCAAACCCGCATCCGGGCCCAGAGCGCGAGCGACAATGCCGGCGCAATCGTAGCCAACAACGCCGGAGCCTACCGCACCGTCAACATGGGTTTCGGGATGGAGGGCCTGACCCCCAACAGCCGCAGCATCCTGATGAAGACCGCCTTCGACTGGCTGATGCGCTGA
- a CDS encoding nuclear transport factor 2 family protein — MANLTETFMQALQTAEETRDVSPLVALFAPASTLQNLTSRTWEGEDGAREFWETYLGNFGAIRSEFTRHADTGEYGVMEWDAQGELKTGHPIAYRGTSIIEHDGQQVKAFRTYYDSAAFVQPEAQAQ, encoded by the coding sequence ATGGCGAATTTGACCGAGACCTTCATGCAGGCCCTCCAGACCGCTGAGGAGACCCGAGACGTGTCCCCACTCGTCGCGCTGTTCGCGCCGGCCAGCACCCTCCAGAACCTCACCTCGCGCACCTGGGAAGGCGAGGACGGAGCGCGCGAGTTCTGGGAAACGTACCTGGGCAACTTTGGGGCCATCCGCAGCGAGTTCACCCGCCACGCCGACACCGGCGAGTACGGCGTGATGGAGTGGGACGCGCAGGGCGAGTTGAAGACCGGCCACCCCATCGCCTACCGGGGCACGAGCATCATCGAGCACGACGGGCAGCAGGTGAAGGCGTTCCGCACCTACTACGACTCGGCGGCCTTCGTGCAGCCCGAGGCCCAGGCGCAGTAA
- the queG gene encoding tRNA epoxyqueuosine(34) reductase QueG has translation MKAREALTARALSLGADAVGWAPARIPVDAVTEYAAWLAAGRHAGMEYLERQLPVRADPAQRLPGAASVLVLAVSHAFVPPPRPAGGVRVGRVARYAWTPDYHEQLAPVLTRLEEEAAQVGVRARGYVDHGPVMERLLAGGAGIGWRGKSGMLLNTSLGAFTTLAVLLTDLPFEQEGPLHPDRCGRCTRCVSACPTAAIGPDHAIDARRCISYLTIEHRGPVPEGLRPGIGEWLFGCDVCSEVCPWSVRAGPLARLFSAQPEFAWPDLTRFFGVSERQFEREWAGSAFLRPRRKGMARNALTVLGNTRAPQGWPLLLAGAEDPAWEVREAAAWAFARWGETAHLRALEHDSDERVGAAALRFSSSVPL, from the coding sequence GTGAAGGCGCGCGAAGCCCTCACCGCCCGCGCCCTGAGCCTCGGCGCCGACGCGGTGGGGTGGGCCCCGGCGCGGATTCCGGTGGACGCGGTGACCGAGTACGCGGCCTGGCTCGCGGCAGGCCGGCACGCGGGGATGGAGTATCTCGAACGGCAACTTCCGGTGCGCGCCGACCCGGCGCAGCGCCTCCCGGGCGCGGCGAGCGTGCTCGTCCTCGCCGTGTCGCACGCCTTCGTGCCTCCGCCCCGGCCAGCAGGTGGGGTGCGGGTGGGCCGGGTGGCCCGCTACGCCTGGACCCCGGACTACCACGAGCAGCTCGCGCCGGTGCTCACGCGCCTGGAAGAGGAAGCCGCCCAGGTCGGCGTCCGGGCGCGCGGCTACGTGGATCACGGGCCGGTCATGGAGCGGCTGCTCGCAGGCGGCGCAGGAATCGGCTGGCGCGGCAAATCCGGGATGCTGCTGAATACTTCTCTGGGGGCCTTCACCACGCTCGCCGTTCTGCTGACCGATCTGCCTTTCGAGCAAGAGGGGCCGCTCCACCCGGACCGCTGCGGACGCTGCACCCGCTGCGTGAGCGCCTGTCCGACGGCGGCCATCGGCCCGGACCACGCCATCGATGCCCGGCGCTGCATTTCCTACCTCACCATCGAGCACCGGGGGCCCGTGCCGGAAGGCCTGCGCCCCGGCATCGGCGAGTGGCTCTTCGGCTGCGACGTGTGCAGCGAGGTCTGCCCGTGGTCGGTGAGGGCCGGCCCGCTCGCGCGGCTGTTCAGCGCCCAGCCTGAGTTCGCTTGGCCGGACCTCACCCGCTTTTTCGGGGTCAGCGAGCGACAATTTGAGCGCGAATGGGCCGGCAGCGCTTTTTTGCGCCCCCGGCGCAAGGGCATGGCCCGCAACGCCCTGACCGTGCTCGGGAATACCCGCGCTCCGCAAGGTTGGCCGCTGCTGCTCGCCGGCGCCGAGGACCCGGCCTGGGAAGTCCGCGAGGCGGCGGCGTGGGCCTTCGCCCGTTGGGGGGAAACGGCCCACCTGCGTGCGCTGGAACATGACTCCGACGAGCGGGTGGGGGCCGCGGCACTCAGGTTTTCTTCATCTGTCCCGCTTTGA
- a CDS encoding alpha/beta fold hydrolase, which yields MRSAEPKVLWRKRWGVPFALLVSAVVTWLRRGRHRDLYPPRGETLNLPSGPTHVIQGGEEHAPPVLLIHGSDGVALDWPISPLWAHLAPHARLIAPDRPGHGYTPARAGTPVTVAVNVERCVELLDALGVPQVTVVGHSYGAAVALGLAQRCPERVRAAVLIAPLALPARGLTRPLAYVPRIPVLETLLTRALILPLGRAVAWIEGGNAFHPVPMPREWRDMMLAFSRRRDQVHALAWENRTLSRELAGLAPHYPALRVPVTVLAGRHDRLAPYEAHAAPFAAQAPAAHLQTVEDGGHQLHWTHPDVVARAIRAVLPG from the coding sequence TTGAGGTCCGCCGAGCCGAAGGTCCTCTGGCGCAAGCGCTGGGGCGTGCCCTTCGCGCTGCTCGTGAGCGCCGTGGTGACCTGGCTGCGCCGGGGTCGGCACCGTGACCTCTACCCGCCGCGCGGCGAGACCCTGAACCTGCCATCAGGCCCGACCCACGTGATCCAGGGGGGTGAGGAGCACGCTCCCCCCGTGCTGCTGATCCATGGCAGCGATGGGGTGGCGCTCGACTGGCCGATCAGCCCGCTGTGGGCACACCTCGCGCCGCACGCGCGCCTGATCGCCCCCGACCGGCCCGGACACGGCTACACCCCCGCGCGGGCCGGCACGCCGGTCACGGTGGCCGTCAATGTCGAGCGCTGCGTCGAACTGCTGGACGCGCTGGGGGTGCCCCAGGTCACGGTGGTCGGCCACTCGTACGGAGCGGCGGTGGCGCTCGGCCTCGCGCAGCGCTGCCCCGAGCGGGTGCGCGCCGCTGTCCTGATCGCGCCGCTCGCTCTGCCGGCCCGGGGCCTGACGCGGCCCCTGGCCTATGTGCCGCGCATCCCGGTGCTCGAAACGCTGCTCACCCGCGCACTGATCCTGCCGCTCGGGCGGGCGGTGGCCTGGATCGAGGGCGGCAACGCCTTTCACCCGGTCCCGATGCCGCGCGAGTGGCGCGACATGATGCTCGCCTTCTCGCGCCGGCGCGATCAGGTGCACGCGCTCGCCTGGGAAAACCGCACGCTGAGCCGCGAACTTGCCGGCCTCGCTCCGCACTACCCGGCGCTGCGGGTGCCGGTCACGGTGCTCGCCGGGCGCCATGACCGCCTCGCGCCTTATGAGGCGCACGCCGCTCCCTTCGCGGCTCAGGCCCCCGCCGCGCACCTCCAGACGGTCGAGGACGGTGGGCATCAGCTTCACTGGACCCATCCGGACGTGGTGGCGCGGGCGATCCGGGCGGTGCTGCCGGGGTGA
- a CDS encoding YbaN family protein, whose translation MPPPSPWTKPRTKPLWVALGFVLTGLGFAGLVLPAFPGTIFFVLAAAAFAKGDPRWEAWLLARPVVGELVRDYREGRGMPLRAKWIACTSIALAVSLSLGRIPVLAGQVAWVLVGLAGIGFITLWVPTKRSPTSRSQG comes from the coding sequence ATGCCGCCGCCCTCCCCCTGGACCAAGCCACGCACCAAGCCCCTGTGGGTGGCGCTCGGCTTTGTGCTGACGGGCCTCGGCTTCGCGGGGCTGGTCCTCCCGGCCTTTCCCGGCACCATCTTTTTCGTGCTGGCCGCCGCGGCGTTCGCCAAGGGGGACCCGCGCTGGGAAGCGTGGTTGCTCGCGCGACCGGTGGTGGGTGAGCTCGTGCGCGATTACCGCGAAGGGCGCGGTATGCCGCTGCGGGCGAAGTGGATCGCCTGCACCTCCATTGCCCTGGCGGTGTCGCTGAGCCTGGGCCGCATTCCGGTGCTCGCCGGCCAGGTGGCGTGGGTGCTCGTGGGGCTCGCCGGCATCGGCTTCATCACGCTGTGGGTGCCCACCAAACGCAGCCCCACCAGTCGGAGCCAGGGTTGA
- a CDS encoding ribose-phosphate diphosphokinase, translating to MSLPAIPENIVNARRSPLLVFAGQSNRPLAQAICDNLGIPLGRSKTEKFTNDNLITHYEESLREGDVFIVQTFSAPVSDSILELMLMIDAAKSASAGRVTAVIPYYSYARSDKKDSPRISIAGRLVADLLQEAGADRVLTMTLHSPQVHGFFKVPVDHLSADVVLSQHFKKCVPDAHNGVVLAPDAGSIKRASQIARRLDSGLAMIDKERLSDTEVRPRALIGDVDGKTVFIVDDEISTAGSLVETVNIARGLGAKDVYVAVTHGVYSGPAIQRIAALDVTQVASCNTVLVPPSKMEAAGGKLAVLDVAPLFANAIANIHTGASVSTLFT from the coding sequence TTGTCCCTGCCCGCCATTCCTGAGAACATCGTCAATGCCCGCCGCTCGCCGCTGCTCGTCTTCGCGGGCCAGAGCAATCGCCCGCTCGCGCAGGCCATTTGCGACAACCTCGGCATCCCGCTGGGGCGCAGCAAGACCGAGAAGTTCACCAACGACAACCTGATCACCCACTACGAGGAGTCGCTGCGCGAAGGCGACGTGTTTATCGTCCAGACCTTCTCGGCGCCGGTGAGCGACTCGATCCTCGAACTGATGCTGATGATTGACGCGGCCAAGAGTGCAAGCGCCGGGCGCGTGACCGCCGTGATTCCCTACTACTCCTATGCCCGCAGCGACAAGAAGGACAGCCCACGCATCTCGATTGCCGGGCGCCTCGTCGCAGACCTCCTGCAGGAAGCCGGCGCGGACCGCGTACTCACGATGACGCTGCACAGCCCGCAGGTCCACGGCTTTTTCAAGGTGCCGGTCGACCACCTCTCGGCAGACGTGGTCCTCAGCCAGCACTTCAAGAAATGCGTGCCCGACGCGCACAACGGCGTGGTGCTCGCTCCTGATGCCGGCAGCATCAAGCGGGCCTCGCAGATCGCCCGCCGCCTCGACTCGGGCCTCGCCATGATCGACAAAGAGAGGCTCTCGGACACCGAGGTGCGGCCCCGCGCCCTGATCGGCGATGTGGACGGCAAGACTGTTTTCATCGTGGACGACGAGATCAGCACCGCCGGCTCCTTGGTGGAGACCGTGAACATCGCGCGTGGCCTGGGCGCCAAGGACGTGTATGTGGCCGTGACGCACGGCGTTTATTCGGGGCCGGCGATTCAGCGCATCGCGGCGCTCGACGTGACGCAGGTGGCGAGCTGCAACACCGTGCTCGTGCCGCCCAGCAAGATGGAGGCGGCAGGCGGCAAGCTCGCGGTGCTCGACGTGGCGCCCCTCTTCGCCAACGCGATCGCTAATATCCACACCGGCGCGAGCGTCAGCACGCTGTTTACCTGA
- the dnaJ gene encoding molecular chaperone DnaJ: MDYYELLGVSRTASADEIKSSYRKLALKYHPDRNKEEGAAEKFAQISEAYSVLSDEEKRAHYDRFGSAPGASMPGGDPFGGMGGMGGAGFDPMDIFEQLFGGAVGGRGRRGPARGDDIETEVHVTLEQARSGEEVEVTVDRLTECEHCHGSKTEPGGKAPVSCTTCRGAGAVRAQARTIFGVVETQQVCPTCRGEGRMVVDPCTVCHGRGRTLKSAPVKVKLPRGIDEGYRIRVAGQGNEGPGGNGDLYVHIELEPHPELRREGEHLVFPAKIGFATAALGGRIQVPTLDGPQEVEVKPGTGHGELHRLRGQGMPRLQASGSGDLIVEYDIVVPKHLNAEAREALRAYARAVGDEVPEEHEGFLGKLGKIFGRD, encoded by the coding sequence ATGGACTACTACGAACTGCTGGGCGTTTCCCGGACGGCGAGCGCCGACGAAATCAAGAGCAGCTACCGCAAACTCGCGCTCAAATACCACCCCGACCGCAACAAGGAAGAGGGCGCCGCCGAGAAGTTCGCCCAGATCAGCGAAGCCTATTCGGTCCTGAGCGATGAGGAAAAGCGCGCACATTATGACCGCTTCGGCTCGGCGCCGGGGGCGAGCATGCCGGGCGGCGACCCCTTCGGCGGGATGGGGGGCATGGGGGGCGCGGGCTTCGACCCCATGGACATCTTCGAGCAGCTGTTCGGCGGCGCGGTGGGCGGCCGGGGGCGGCGTGGCCCGGCGCGCGGCGACGACATTGAGACCGAGGTGCACGTTACCCTGGAGCAGGCCCGCTCCGGCGAGGAGGTCGAGGTCACGGTGGACCGCCTGACCGAGTGCGAGCACTGCCACGGCTCGAAAACCGAGCCCGGCGGCAAGGCGCCCGTGAGTTGCACGACCTGCCGGGGGGCCGGTGCGGTGCGCGCGCAGGCCCGCACGATCTTCGGGGTGGTCGAGACGCAGCAGGTGTGCCCCACCTGCCGGGGCGAGGGGCGTATGGTCGTGGACCCCTGCACCGTTTGCCACGGGCGCGGGCGCACTCTGAAGTCGGCCCCGGTCAAGGTCAAGCTGCCCCGGGGCATTGACGAGGGTTACCGTATCCGGGTGGCGGGGCAGGGCAACGAGGGGCCGGGTGGCAACGGCGACCTCTACGTCCATATTGAACTCGAACCCCACCCCGAGCTGCGCCGCGAGGGCGAGCATCTAGTTTTTCCTGCCAAGATCGGCTTCGCGACGGCGGCGCTTGGCGGGCGCATCCAGGTGCCTACCCTGGACGGCCCGCAGGAGGTCGAGGTCAAGCCCGGCACCGGGCACGGCGAACTTCACCGCCTGCGCGGTCAGGGGATGCCCCGGCTTCAGGCTTCGGGAAGCGGCGACCTGATCGTCGAGTACGACATCGTGGTGCCTAAGCACCTGAACGCCGAGGCGAGAGAGGCGCTGCGGGCCTATGCCCGCGCAGTGGGCGACGAGGTGCCTGAAGAGCACGAGGGCTTTCTCGGCAAGCTCGGCAAGATCTTCGGGCGCGACTGA
- a CDS encoding glucose-6-phosphate dehydrogenase assembly protein OpcA gives MLGPVETSVRRAQATLDELWAQTAVETRAYTGNIVALTVRRHLDRVLEALGGLEGRYAGRQIIGVMDGDGDLKVQASLVPQTGGLYIERLILEAGAEQLQGAILPLLRPATVNHVWWGSDSRPTGVLLSELTEIADQVIVDSLTFDIPPARHYALADLGWSRSASWREALAQIFDSPDAARQLGRVTGLTVRYSGSNDLPARLYAGFIASCLGWKDLRGLELRPSRCGRENGDLCGAELRGEGVSFTLEAERGADVARVTARWDDTERTMEINVPPMSLAAGLARVMARPERGGVFERAWALAKATLRK, from the coding sequence GTGCTCGGCCCGGTGGAAACCTCGGTGCGCCGCGCGCAGGCGACCCTCGATGAGCTGTGGGCACAGACGGCGGTGGAGACGCGGGCGTACACCGGCAACATCGTGGCGCTGACCGTGCGCCGGCACCTCGACCGGGTGCTCGAAGCGCTCGGCGGCCTGGAGGGGCGGTACGCGGGCCGGCAGATCATCGGGGTGATGGACGGGGACGGCGACCTCAAGGTCCAGGCCTCGCTCGTGCCGCAGACCGGCGGGCTCTACATCGAGCGCCTGATTCTCGAAGCGGGGGCGGAGCAGCTTCAGGGCGCGATCCTGCCACTGCTGCGCCCGGCCACCGTCAACCACGTTTGGTGGGGCTCCGACAGTCGCCCGACCGGGGTGCTGCTCTCCGAACTCACCGAGATCGCCGATCAGGTGATCGTGGACAGCCTGACCTTCGACATTCCCCCGGCGCGGCACTACGCCCTCGCGGACCTCGGCTGGAGCCGCTCGGCGAGCTGGCGTGAGGCGCTCGCGCAGATTTTCGACTCGCCCGACGCGGCGCGGCAACTCGGGCGCGTGACGGGGCTCACCGTGCGCTACTCGGGCAGCAACGACCTTCCCGCGCGGCTGTACGCCGGCTTTATCGCTTCGTGCCTGGGCTGGAAGGACCTGCGCGGCCTGGAACTCCGGCCCAGCCGCTGCGGGCGCGAGAACGGTGACCTGTGCGGCGCCGAGCTGCGCGGCGAGGGCGTGAGCTTCACGCTCGAAGCCGAGCGCGGCGCCGACGTGGCGCGCGTGACCGCCCGCTGGGACGACACCGAACGCACGATGGAGATCAACGTGCCGCCGATGTCGCTCGCCGCCGGCCTCGCCCGCGTGATGGCCCGCCCCGAGCGCGGCGGGGTGTTCGAGCGGGCGTGGGCGCTGGCGAAGGCGACGCTGAGGAAGTAA
- the zwf gene encoding glucose-6-phosphate dehydrogenase, with amino-acid sequence MTPPKKKRAATPTGKETREKAAAPTTRGTRQTVARKQAAEKVGVAQPAQGLQRPRKSRQRVPKSGAGEDGQNPFRSAMRRSRAPEPATMVIFGATGDLARRKLLPAIFGLWQDGLLGSAFNIVGVGRQEMTDEAFKDYALEALRTSRETDEIQPGSLEKFRELLYYEYGEFSGDEVYEKVRTELDRAEAAHGGRKNALFYLSTPPSLFEPISSGLGRLGLQNESEGWRRLIIEKPFGRDLASARELNDDIHRVWDESQVYRIDHYLGKETVQNLMAIRFGNAIFEPLWNRSFVSHVQITAAEDLGLEGRAGYYEEAGVVRDMLQNHLMQLLTLTAMEAPAAFDADAIRDEKVKVLRAVKAIPRGRVNSVAVRGQYGPGTMDGETVPGYKQEPGVKRGSRTPTYVALKVEIDNWRWQGVPFFLRTGKRLPKKVTEIAVVFKRPPLGIFPGGLERNVLAFRIQPDEGVSLKFSSKTPGQEMELREVVMDFRYDAFGAQLESPYSRLLLDALLGDATLFPREDEVDHAWQIVSGLLDAWEDEGAAAPDFPNYPAGTWGPDEADTLIGPDRRWRRL; translated from the coding sequence ATGACCCCACCGAAAAAGAAGCGCGCGGCCACGCCCACCGGCAAGGAAACCAGGGAAAAAGCCGCTGCACCGACCACCAGAGGCACCCGGCAGACCGTGGCCCGCAAGCAGGCCGCCGAGAAGGTGGGGGTCGCCCAGCCCGCGCAAGGCCTCCAGCGCCCGCGCAAGAGTCGCCAGCGGGTGCCGAAAAGTGGCGCAGGCGAGGACGGCCAGAATCCCTTTCGCAGCGCCATGCGCCGCAGCCGCGCGCCCGAGCCGGCCACGATGGTGATTTTCGGTGCGACCGGCGACCTTGCCCGGCGCAAGCTGCTGCCGGCGATCTTCGGGCTGTGGCAAGACGGGCTGCTCGGGAGTGCGTTTAACATCGTCGGGGTCGGGCGCCAGGAGATGACCGACGAGGCGTTCAAGGACTACGCCCTCGAAGCGCTCCGGACGAGCCGCGAGACCGACGAGATTCAGCCCGGCAGCCTGGAGAAGTTCCGTGAGCTGCTGTACTACGAGTACGGCGAGTTCAGCGGCGACGAGGTGTATGAAAAGGTCCGCACCGAGCTCGACCGCGCCGAGGCCGCGCACGGCGGGCGCAAGAACGCGCTGTTCTATCTCTCGACGCCGCCGAGCCTCTTTGAGCCGATCAGCAGTGGGCTCGGGCGCCTTGGGCTGCAAAATGAATCGGAGGGCTGGCGGCGCCTGATTATCGAAAAGCCCTTCGGGCGCGACCTCGCCTCGGCGCGTGAGCTGAACGACGACATTCACCGAGTCTGGGACGAGTCGCAGGTCTACCGCATCGACCATTACCTCGGCAAGGAGACGGTGCAGAACCTGATGGCGATCCGCTTCGGCAACGCGATCTTCGAGCCGCTGTGGAACCGCTCCTTCGTCTCGCACGTGCAGATCACCGCCGCCGAGGACCTCGGCCTGGAGGGCCGCGCCGGCTACTACGAGGAAGCCGGGGTGGTGCGCGACATGCTGCAAAACCACCTGATGCAGCTCCTGACCCTCACCGCGATGGAGGCGCCTGCCGCCTTCGACGCCGACGCGATCCGCGACGAGAAGGTCAAGGTCCTGCGCGCGGTCAAGGCGATTCCGAGGGGCCGCGTGAACAGCGTCGCCGTGCGCGGGCAGTACGGCCCCGGCACGATGGACGGCGAAACGGTGCCCGGCTACAAGCAGGAACCGGGGGTCAAGCGTGGCAGCCGCACGCCGACCTACGTGGCCCTTAAAGTCGAGATCGACAACTGGCGCTGGCAGGGCGTGCCCTTCTTCCTGCGGACCGGCAAGCGGCTGCCCAAGAAGGTCACCGAAATTGCGGTGGTGTTCAAACGCCCGCCGCTCGGCATCTTCCCCGGCGGCCTGGAGCGCAACGTGCTCGCCTTCCGCATCCAGCCCGACGAGGGCGTGAGCCTCAAGTTCTCCAGCAAGACGCCGGGGCAGGAGATGGAGCTGCGCGAGGTCGTGATGGATTTCCGTTACGACGCGTTCGGCGCGCAGCTCGAAAGCCCGTACTCGCGCCTGCTGCTCGACGCGCTGCTCGGCGACGCCACGCTCTTTCCGCGCGAGGACGAGGTGGACCACGCCTGGCAGATCGTCTCGGGGCTGCTCGACGCCTGGGAAGATGAGGGAGCGGCGGCGCCCGACTTCCCGAACTACCCCGCCGGCACCTGGGGTCCTGACGAGGCCGACACCCTGATCGGCCCCGACCGGCGCTGGAGGAGGCTCTGA